GGCTCCCCACACGGGATCCCTTCCCCCCTCAGCTGTTGGGGCGCAGTGTGCGTCCCGTGGGGGCTCCCCACACgggatcccttccccccctcAGCTGTTGGGGCGCAGTGTGCGTCCCGTGGGGGCTCCCCACACgggatcccttccccccctcAGCTGTTGGGGCGCAGTGTGCGTCCCGTGGGGGCTCCCCACACgggatcccttccccccctcAGCTGTTGGGGCGCAGTGTGCGTCCCGTGGGGGCTCCCCACACgggatcccttccccccctcAGCTGTTGGGGCGCAGTGTGCGTCCCGTGGGGGCTCCCCACACgggatcccttccccccctcAGCTGTTGGGGCGCAGTGTGCGTCCCGTGGGGGCTCCCCACACgggatcccttccccccctcAGCTGTTGGGGCGCAGTGTGCGTCCCGTGGGGGCTCCCCACACgggatcccttcccccccctcaaCTGTTGGCCCACCTTGGATCCCTTTATTCTCCTATCCCCGGAGCTCCATTTGCCCCAAGTGTTCTTACAAGCCCTAGTTATTCTGCTTGCCTCTTTCCCAGTACCTAGCACAACCACCCTTCCTCCTTGCCCTTTTGTCACTTTCCAGTTCCTAAACCAGGCCTCTAATTTGTATCTTGAGACAAAGACGCATGACTGGCTTCTGGGAAGAAACCTCTCCAGTGTTTTAAAACTCTGCAGGTTTATACAGTGCCTGAGTTTGTCCGAGACAGGAATGCTTTTTAGAAAGCCACAATATCTGATAGTGTAGTCAGCCAACCTCATGTATCTTGTTTTGGTTTCTAGTATTATAATACTGTAAAATAGTTTTTACATATGGAAAATCAGGGTCCCTTCCTGGCTGCTTACCAAGGTGAtggagaaggggggagagattTAAAGGGAAGCATCTGACATTTTACAAAAGTCTGTTTGGACACAGACAGataacaaaaaggaaaggagtactagtggcaactcagactaaccaatttatttgagcataagctttcgtgaactaaagctcacttcatcggatgcattcagtttccatgctgaatgcatccgatgaaatgagctgtagttcacgcaagcttatgctcaaataaattggttagtctgagttgccactagtactccttttctttttgtgaatacagactaacagggctgctgctctgaaaccagacaGATAACAGAATCTCTGAAAGCAGTCTGCAGTTTGTGATGTGCCGAAAACCCCATTCAGTTTCAagtgtaaaatgtatttaaattgtttttatatcTGAAAGGATATTATGGAAATGGGAGTCTGGTTTCTTCAGGACCTATTTTCCAGAAAATGCACTGTAGAAATCTTTATATTGTGGTAACCTTCAAAGGCACCATTCAGGGTCCTTTGTCCTAGGTGCTCTACAACTCCATAGGAATATGTGATTCTTTCCCTATACAGTTTCTGATCCAAGGGCCAGGTTCTGATATATTTCGGTGGCCTTACCCAGCTACTTGGGTAACTATGGTGAGTAGAGGTATCAGAATTTAGAGCTAGGACAACAAACCCTATAGAGAGGTATGCAGTAAGATGAACATTCAAAATACATAAggtctttattttaaattgccaGTCTGTTTTCCCTATTATAGTTTTCATTAGCAGTACTTGCAATGGGAAAATAACGCTGAAATGTATCAACATGCTATTTAACTGTATTTTTCCTCTAAAAGTTGAGAATATTAGTAATTTGGGATAACTAAAGCCCATAAACTTCTTACTGCTTCACAGCTTGATACTATGGTTTTGTAATGTGTCATGCTTATAGTATAGGTGCATGTTACACGGAGTAtttgaatcatttttaaaaatgtgttgagTAAAAGTAATGACTTAGTTGTAGTTAACTCTTGAAAAATACTTGCCACATGAGATCACAGTAGGTAGTGTAAATTACCTCGCAAATATTTAAGAGCTCATCTTGAGTTTTTCCACTGTCTTTCAGGTGTACAGTTTATAATAACGTTAGATGTTCTGACAATGTTAGTCACTTACTAAGCTGGAAAAATCAAATCTCCTGACACTGTCAAGTGTGAAATGGGTAAAAAATTAGTGAACATGACAATCCTAGTACGTCTTTCTGACTCTGTTATCTAGAGCTAAGcagcaaaatcttttttttcccttattCTGTAGAGCATTATAAACATCACTGGTTCCCAGAAaagccatgcaagggatcaggttACCGTTGTATCCGGATCAACCATAAAATGGATCCTCTGATTGGACAGGCAGCACAACGGATTGGACTGAGCGGTCAGGAACTGTTCCGGCTTCTTCCAAGTGAACTCACTCTATGGGTTGACCCATATGAAGTCTCCTATCGTATCGGAGAGGATGGCTCGATCTGTGTGCTGTATGAAGCTGCACCAGCAGGAGGTAGCCAAAATAACACCAACATGCAAATGGTAGACAGCAGAATAAGCTGTAAGGAGGAACTTCTCTTGGGCAGAACAAGCCCTTCCAAAAACTACAATATGATGACTGTATCAGGTTAAGATATAGTCTATGGATGGATCACCTTAAAATGGATGGATAAAATTGGTTTTTACTTTGGGTGGGCTCCTCTGGGGATGGATTATGGAATTTAAACCATGTCACAGCTGTGAAGATCTGGCACACAATAGAGTGGTAAACTTTCAAGTGACAGTGCCGTAGTTTGGACAGTACCTTTTCAGTGATTTAATAGCCTGTGAGTCAGAATGATCACTTTATTTGATAGGGAGTGAAGAAGTCCAAGGAAGGTTTCAGTTTCTCCCAGACATCTTACTTTTTACACAAATAATTTCAATCCAAATCTGTATTTATAAAGTTACTCTCTGCAGTTCGTCTTGCAGAGGAAATTTGCACTATTACATTTACAAATTGTTACATTTTTGGCAGCTCAGTAACAAGACTTGTTAAAAACATGAAAGTACTGGAAATTTTCTGACTTTTACCTAGCACTTACAATATGTATAAATGTACATAAAACAAACTGGTAAGCATGACCTGGGGAAATGGTCAGATCTTCATATTGTGTATTGGCCTTGAAAGTAACAAGTGACCAGAATCTGCCATGGCAACAGGCTTTAAAAAAAGACCATATAAAGACACTGTCTGAACTGTGGTGTTAGCACCAGCCAGCTATCTGTACATTTGCTAGCTTGTAGTTTTCTAAGACTGAGTAAACTTCTTATTTTTAGAAAGTGGAGGTCTGGTTTGTAATTTCCTTGTATGTAATTGGGTAAAAGTTTTTTCCACAAACCACCATCTATTTTGTGAACTTTGTTAGTCATCTTTTATTTGGTAAATTATGAACTGGTGTAAATTTGTACAGTTCATGTATATTGATTGTGGCAAAGTTGTACAGATTTCTATATTTTGGATGAGAAATTTTTCTTCTCTCTATAATAAATTGTTTCCTATCTTGGCATTTTAATTAATCTCTTGTCGTGATTATGTAGGATCAGGCAAATGATTTATCCTCCCAGTAGATGTAAAATAGGTACTGTACTCTAAAGGATAAGACCATCAATGGCACGCTGTTGGGAAACACTTGATACAGCCATGGATTAATGAAGATCACTTGTATACAAACATTTGGGAAGTCTAGGCAAACACAGTATTTTAACATGTCACTTTCatacctttttaaaatcagtCATAATATGGAAATAACTTCAGGGCCAATAATTCCAGGATATGAGGAAAAGGGACAAATAACATCCACCAAAGATGACTTGAATAAATCCAGAGGATTAAAGTTTACATGGCTTCCTGATGAAGTGAGGATATAGCAAACTTAAGTGTCCATTTTGATCCACCTTTGGGGAAGAAAAGTTTTCAATTCTTTCCTGATGGATTCATTGCTCTATTAGGTGTTCCTGGGACAAATGTCCCGTAGCCTTAAGAGCAGGTTAACCACTTGGCAGAAAGGTTGGTTGCCTTTCACTTTTCTTCAGATGCAAGCAAGACTTTCACTTATAAATCAGTATGATGGGATTCAGCAAACTAAAGGTacgttgtttttttctttcccagattTAAAAAGATGACTGATACACTTTTCAATATGTGCATATCAATTTAGTATTTTTCCAAGTTAATAAATGGTTAGATGGCTCAATTAAGCACCCCACTAAAGGCAAAATCTTACAAGGGTTAGTTACACTTGAGAAGAAGTTCTATACTACTTTACTGCCATTTATTAAAATACTGAGATGAGACATGATTTTCAGATCCATGATCTAATATGCACATTGTTTCATGAGCATGAAATAAAATGCCTACATAACTCGGTTCCCTTCCAGTAATGTGTCACTCCTTACATGAAGCTGTAACTGATATGCAAGTGCATGGCAGAATCATTACTCAGGTCTAAATAAGTTATTGTCAAAAGAAGTTTGTCAAATTAATTGGAGACTTTCCACCTATCATGACAAACTTTGCTGATGACTGGCTTTAATTTACATGTCGTCATATTGGTTTAATAACAATATTTTAGTTATTTAATAGATGCCAATGCAGGGCTGACAACCCAAATCTAGGCCTTCCTGTTAGATGATGACTGTAAGCACAGCACTGGTCTAAAGTCTGTTGCTGAGTAGTGAGGCAGAGCACAACTCCTTTCTGTCTTGGAAGCTCAGTTTTATATGTAAGTTCGGATCATGGTAAAACGAAGAATTGctttaaaaattaccttttttccCCAACACATTAATCTACCATTATATGCCGACATTACTTTATGCTTGGGCTTTCCTCAGTTAAGTCACGCAAATTATTGGTCAGGTAGTGGATCTTGAGAAGCTTTCAGTTTACTTTTGATTCTGACAGTAGCAGTTTCGTCACAGCTTTTCAGTTGCAGATGTGCTTTAAAATGCTGCTGTTAATCTTTAATTTTGCATCTTAAATTTAAACtgtagtatttatttaaaaaaatccatgtgcTTAAAATGTGGAAGATTAAAGTGAAGTATTAAAATATAAAGACAAAGTTATGTTCCACTTCTGTGGACAGCATGAATACATCTGAATAGATGAGGCAATATAAATGTTGCAGGTGGTTTCCTGTGAAtctaaggtttaaaaaaaaaccacttgtCTGAAACTTGCTATCTTTACACCACAGAGCAGTAAATGGAACTGTGCTTTGTGTATTGGGCAGGTGCTTCTGTAAACGGTCTTCTCTTCAGCTAGCAAGAGGATGAGGAAGAGTTAGCTATATAGCTTGCCTTTATGACATTAATTATGCAAATTGTGAAAGCATGATCAGACTTTAGATGTGATCTTTGTCTTGCTGATAAGTTAGGCATAGCTTTGCAAACAAATTTCAGCTGTGAGGCTGATGTGACATTTATCTTAGAATGAGTATACTGCCCCAGATGGCTaaccttttaatccttttaaGGTAGGGTGGCTTTATTATGACATAGATTAGATATAGCTGCACCTACAGTTAGTAATTCATGTCTGCATTCAGAAAAGTTGATTTTTCCTATTGGAATTGTTCAGTATATGCCATCCCACACAACAGCCGCTTCTGTGCTCAAAATATCTACATGAGCAGTAACAATAGCATAGGAAGCTTTAATATTGAAGGGCTTTGAGTTAACCCTGGCTACAAGAGGCGATTAAAACTTACGTTTCAGTGCAAACAGGACAAATGTTGCAGATAAACTTTTATAATGGCATCTTGCATTCAAAGGAAGATAAACTGTCCAGGCTTAAGTTGCAGTAACAAAAACATACCAATAGACAAATGTGAGTAGCGCATACTCAAGGATGGCTTGCATGAGTAAGCTAGCTAAATTATTAGGCCTTGCATATTCAGTATTGAATAACTTTTTTCTGTTCCTCAGTGTTGAGGGTCATGAGTTTCACTGTACCTAGAAGCTTTAATGTTAAGCTATCTGCCTGGCTTTAATTTCTAAACAGGTTAAAATCTACTGAGGTTATCATGGGGTAAATTTCTAGCAAAAGTGCCTTGTAGTGTGTACCTGGCATAACACGTGTTTGGTTCTTATGCATCCTTCCCGCTACTGCCTTTTGTGTAGTTCCACACAGCTGAGACTCCTTTTTTCAGTTTCTATCTCCTAGCCATCTTCCCTGTAGACATTTTCAGAGCTGTCAGTGCTGCAGTTTAGTGGCCAGAGGAGCATTAATAAACataattatttttcctttgtctcctttgttaCCCCAGAGCTGAATATCCTGCTTTAGTATTTGAACCAAGACTTAAAAAATGAGGTCTTTGCATTAATGCTCACACTTAAGTAACTAAAGAGGGATTTAGGGGCCTTAATGTTAGgcagccatttaaaaaacaatcttgGCAGTTGCTTCCTAAATCTCCATTTTtctactggatttttttaaataggggTTTCCCTAGATGCTGTCTGTGTGACAGGACTCAACTTGCCAGTTTTTGTCAGAAGTGGCTAGTTCTCTCACGTAGCCTGACATAGTTTGTAAATAACCTGGTGCTTAAAGTACAGTGTTACAGCAAAAAGTTACTATAAAAACGTGTGGTTCCTTCCACATTTACTGTGCCTCAATGATTCTATATCAAATTGGCTGAGTAAACAAGTAGGAAAAAATCTTCACTACCAGCACTATATATTCTTCTGGGATCTGGAAATGAAGCTGTTTTGGGTAATGCATCATTACTAGAAGTAATTATTCTGAAAGTTAAATGGTATTTTTAAACCTGTGCACTCCTAATCTTCCATGAAACTCTGCAGGTGTAACTTGAGCCATAATTTGGAGACAGTGAAACTGCAACTGGGTACTGCTAAGGGAACTTAAACAGCTCTGTTGATGTGCAAGCTGTAAAGAATCAAATTCACTCCTAGTGCGGTTAGTTTTTCTGTGATGTGGTTAATAAACATTTGCCACTGTATTAAGCAGTTATTGCTGAACAGCTGAGAAAGAAGGTCCCTTTTTTTAACATGGTTAATTTCTTGACTACATATGCATTTAAAATCTGTGCTCTTTCGTTTTAATGCATAACAAGCTGTTCTCTACAGCAAAATGGTATATTGCTTCTATTTTTGCACATGTATGTTGAGTTTACTGCTGAACACTCATAAATCAAGTGGCACACCAGGTTTTTTCAAAGTTTCCTCTAGTACGTAGACTTGAAGGGAAAATGGTTTGTGTATATGGCAAAAGCTGCCATTTGACTAAACTTTAAAGATGTTTTTAATTTAAGGAGTGGAATATGTATAGACTAGAGATAAACATTTGGATTAAAAAGGAATGTATATTTACATCTATTCTTGGGGTAACAAGTTATTTTTACATGTGTTTTACATTTACATTCCAGTGTGGCATAAAGTGAACATTGTGAAGCAGGATGTTAATTCAGTGGCTTTCAAAGGCTGGAAAAGCAAGTCAAACTTAAACAGTAAATGTTGTATTAAGAGTTAGCAGTGACACTTAATTTCCTCAACATAGAAATTGCTGGGTATAAGTAACATCCGGTGCTTTGACACTGCACTTCAATGTATGGTTTCACAATTTCTTTTGGCTGGAGTTGGAAAATATGCTGTGGTAAACTATGTATTGTTGATATAAAGTAGGTCAACAGTAAAATGGCTGACTTACCATACATGGACAGACCTGAAATACTCTAACACATCAGAGCTTTCTGTACAGTGGATTTTCATAAGGGGTAGAAACTTATGCGTGTGAGACCCTAAAGCATAACTTTCTGTACCTTTTGCTAATTCTTTGCTTTATCACATTTGCTAATTACTGAAAATGTCTTTGAACATGGGCATTGCTCCCTCCCAGATTCTAGTCTACTGAAGCCTGCACACAAGTCATAATGCTGCATCTGACACATCAGTCTTGCCATGGTAATGCTGTCAGAAGGCTGTTTGTGACTTGACAGCAGAATAGGCCAAATGGGGCTGGAAGTGGTATTCAAATTCAATAGCAAAGGGAGAGTAATTACCACATTTTTTTTCAACAgacatttgttttatttcagagaACTACTTCATGATACCCTTAAGAGACAGGGAAATCCAGCATGAATCAAAGCTGCACTAGAGGGACCAAGCCCTAGGTTGGGgattgaggggggagggatagctcagtggtttgagcgctggcctgctaaacacagggttgggagttcaatccttgagggggccatttagggatttgagGCAAagattagggattggtcctgctttgagcagggggttggattagatgacctcctgtggtcccttccaaccctgatattctatgatttaataaAGActtctggagattttttttttttaaacctaaggAATGGCAGTTCTGTCTTGAAGTTCTAGCAATCAGCCACTTGATTTCTAATCATGGCTTATCAGAATAACACTTTAAAGCATTTTTGGGTGGTGTGGTGGTTGTATTTGACACTTCAGCTTCTTGGATACCAGCCTTTGGCCTTGCAGTTCCCCTGAGACATGCTAGAATCCAGTGCAACTTCGTTTTGTGTGTTAGCACTTGTATTCACTTATTAAAAGCAAACATTCAAACACTGGGAGTTTAAAGTGGGGGAAGGAAATAACGTTTAATGTTCTTGGAGCAGCTGTACATACATGGCGGACaactggggggtggctggggctggggcaggactgCTTTCACACTAGGGTTTAAGACCACAGCAAGGAGAAGTGGCTAAGGGTGTGAAGTAAGAAAAGAGTATGATTTCTCCTTAAGTTACATACACTTACTACTAGATGCCCAATCTATTTTTATCAGCTGCTTACAGCTGCACTAGGAAAATACTTTGTGTGTGCTTGGTACTTTGTGAGGCCTAGGCATTATTTTTGTACTTGAAAATTAATGTTTAGctagtttttccatttttttctagaTGTTAACTGTGTATTAAGAGCATTCTCACACCTTAGTGGGTGAATATTTATTAAAGGCAACATTCCTCCCAAGTGTTGGATATTGGAGGTTTGTAATCTGTTTAAAATCAAAGTGTTTTAAACCATCTGACTAGAATAATTTCACCTCTCCCTTGATTATCTTTCATGCCACAGTGATGTCATTATTTCACTGGTTCTCAAGTCACCAGAGAGGTTTCTAAGGCTGGCAAGTCATGTATTTCTTAATGTAAAAAAGACAAGCAGAAAAAAACCCCTAATTTGCCCCTGCCCTTTCCCTCCAACCACCCCACACTCTCCATGAATTTTGTACATTAGAATTAAAAATCCATCTTTTCCCCCCATTTGTGAACTTTACAGAAGAATTATAAATTAAGAACAGGTACTAGTTTGGTTACTGGGTAGGTTCCCTCCCAACACAAAtgtaatcaaaacattttaaaggcaATTGCAGTTTTTCCACATTAGATATTTAATATAACTtaaatttttaatctgttttagtATCAAgctaaaaattaaattgaaaataaaactAAGATACTCTACTTGCAACATGGAAGATCTTATTTCCTATTTACCACACAGGAAATACCTTTCTACTTTCCAGTAGGCAGTCTTGTCTGAAACATCAGTAAAATGTCAGTTTGAGTCAAGGCTAGCTTCATTCACTGAGTAGATATACTGAGAGACTAATTTCTACGAAAGTTCAAATACAATCATCCATACTTGTAATTTTCCAGTGGTGAGACCTTTCCTAGATCATCACAAAGTCAAGCTATCAAAAAGATTTAACTTTTCTAATTACAATTGTGACTTGCACTACGGTGCACTTTTCCTTTAAACCCCAGACATAACTCCTTCCCTTCCTTTAGCATTTCCATTTTTCAAACTCACTCCCTAGCCAGCAATCACTATAAGACCAGTGTGTTCCTAAGTTTCAGAATAGGAGGGAAGGTTGTGTGGTAGAAATGACAGTGCCAGTATTTATAAATGAGTCAGGATGACATTAAAGTGAATGCAAGTCTGGTGCCAAGTGTTAAAGGAACTAGGTTTGGAAGAATACAGGAAAGTGCTCTGAATTTGGATCTTATTTTGATGCATTTTATTTGTACCTGAGTTTTTCTTTCCAAGTGGTGAGAAAACAGTGTAACATACTTGTGTAAATATTCTGCAGAAGAACACTTGAGGCAAAAAGGTATATGCATGAATGTTCACAGCAGGGTGTTTGTGTGGCCATCTTGAAAGCTTTGCGTTTGGCAGACAGCTAATCATTGAACAATAACAGTCATGTGAGGGGTGACTTCACACAGCATGAACAACAGAATACTAATGTTGAATACTCAAATCAATAGTTATAACGCATACTTGGAGTAATTGATagaaatatatttgcaaatacCATTTATCTAAACTATTTCAAATCACTATTAGTTAAACTCACTGGATAATTTGATGAGAAAGGGGAGCTCAATTAACTGAATAGACTATTGCTTGTGGTTAGTGTGCCTTATTCTGTTATGGGCATTATCTATACCTAAGTATGCCCTAAATTTCTCCTAATTTATGAATTCCATATAATCCTGTGACAGGTTTTTTAACACAAATGCCCTAGTGAACtttgtccctcttttatatctaTTCCAACATATATGAGCAACCTTTTATAATCTGCTTACAAAGGTCATGCAGGGAAGACAGATGTGTTTCAGATTTCCAAAAGACTATAGCTTCTTAAAATCTTAGGCCCCAGCCCTACAAATATTTATGTACATGCTAAATTTTATTCACTTGAAGAGTCTCGTTGAAGCctgtgggactattcatgtgagtatATATCACGTGCTTCAGTGTTTAAGGATGGGGGTGTATCTGAAATGCTTTTCCGGTGAGGCAAAGAGGGTATTTTCTATTTACAGGTACACTGTAGTGAACCCTAAAATCCTTGCCATTGACCAAGGAGAAACTTCCAACTTTATTCTTACACATtggaggcagtggtgagctggagccggttcgcgtgaaccggtggttaaattttgaagcagttttagaaccggttgttaacccgcttccctgcagggggtgctgaggcttTGACGGGCTCCAGCCGGGAaatgatgtaattcctcctccggccgctgcgctgcgggagccatgtgggctgccgcctggctctgggcacgagccctggtgctgctgctgctcccccaacccctggccctgaggctcccgctgctgcctggtgggtccccggctgctctgctgggcctgggctgcgtcctgctgctcgggctgctccgagccgctctccccgtgagtacccaccaccctgctcgcagccagcccctgcctgcagtcccccccgcaccctctgcctgcagccagcccccgtctccagctgccccctcactccctgcctgcagctagcccctgcctccagctgcccccgcactccctgccggcaccagcccccgtctccagccgtcccctgccctgtctgcaccccctgcccgcaccagctgccccctgcccacaTATTCGAATGTGGAGCTCTGTTTGCAATATTCAGGCTATATAATTGTTAAATAGGACATTAGTGGTAGTTTGTGAAACTGATTTTACACATTCatagttcaggtttcagagtagcagccatgttagtctgtattcacaaaaagaacaggaggacttgtggcaccttagagactaaccaatttatttgagcataagtgttcgtgagctacagctcacttcatagttcAGTGGTTAATCCCCTTGAATTTGGTATGTGTTTGACTGCATCCACTGTTACTATATGTCAATCAAGTCAGAGAAATCCCAGTGCTGATTTGTTGGCATTAGATTCTTGAGTGATTGGATTCTCCAAAGTCTGCTTTCCAGATGTAGATGCAGACAGTATGGATCGAATGTAGGGCTGCAAACAACACAAGGTCAATATATAGAATAAGAGATGAGCTGCAGTGATTTACAAGGTAGCAATTCCATCTGAGCGCTTTGATATAAATTGAAGCAAAGGGTCTCATGGCTAATGATTTCAACAAAAGAACCCCCTGGAATGGAAATTATTCTGGGCAATTCATTATAGttgattttgcttttaaataatgTGTCGATCCACCAGTGTGCTAACATTTCAAAACCTTTCAGGCTACTTAAACTACTGAACAATACAATACTTTAAAGAGCTTCCTATAAAAATGAAAGGATTTTAGCAGTGTAAAATTTCTGAGAAACTTCTCCGAATGTCCTTGTCTCAGTATTCTGAATTCAGCAATTGTTCTCATGTATCATTAATT
The nucleotide sequence above comes from Caretta caretta isolate rCarCar2 chromosome 1, rCarCar1.hap1, whole genome shotgun sequence. Encoded proteins:
- the BTG1 gene encoding protein BTG1, with translation MHPALYTRASMIREIAAAVGFISKFLRTKGLMNERQLQTFSQSLQELLAEHYKHHWFPEKPCKGSGYRCIRINHKMDPLIGQAAQRIGLSGQELFRLLPSELTLWVDPYEVSYRIGEDGSICVLYEAAPAGGSQNNTNMQMVDSRISCKEELLLGRTSPSKNYNMMTVSG